Proteins encoded within one genomic window of Thiothrix litoralis:
- a CDS encoding RNA-guided endonuclease InsQ/TnpB family protein, with the protein MQRRQAFKYELMPNGETQRHLRRYAGSCRFVYNRALALQQANHEAGEKFIGYVAMAKHLTAWRKGSGDSFRYPDPKQIKLDPGNSRIFLPKLGWIRYRNSRDVLGELRNVTVSSKGGQWFVSIQTQREVELPATPATTAIGIDLGIARFATLSDGTWMESRNSFKNKQAKLAKYQRRMAHKQKFSNNWKKAKANVQKIHTQIANASRDFLHKATTTLSQNHALVFIEDLQVRNMSRSAAGTVENPGKKVSQKSGLNKAILDQGWGEFRRQLDYKMAWKGGMLFAVPPHYTSQECPECHHVAADNRQTQARFVCVKCHYENHADHVGAINVLERGYRLLACGDAALSRSMKQEPTEVSQLSSV; encoded by the coding sequence ATGCAACGACGCCAAGCCTTCAAATACGAACTTATGCCCAATGGTGAGACGCAGCGTCATCTGCGCCGTTATGCGGGTTCGTGTCGCTTCGTGTACAACAGGGCGTTAGCGTTGCAGCAAGCCAACCATGAAGCGGGTGAAAAATTCATCGGTTACGTCGCAATGGCCAAGCACCTGACAGCATGGCGCAAAGGCAGCGGTGACAGTTTCCGTTACCCCGACCCCAAACAAATCAAGCTCGACCCAGGCAATAGCCGAATTTTTCTGCCAAAACTCGGCTGGATACGCTACCGCAATAGCCGCGATGTGTTGGGAGAACTACGCAATGTCACGGTTTCCAGCAAAGGCGGCCAATGGTTTGTCAGCATCCAAACCCAGCGCGAAGTGGAATTGCCAGCCACACCCGCGACCACTGCTATCGGTATTGACCTTGGTATAGCGCGTTTTGCGACGCTCTCCGATGGCACATGGATGGAATCGCGTAACAGCTTCAAGAACAAACAAGCGAAACTCGCCAAATACCAACGGCGCATGGCGCACAAACAAAAGTTCAGCAACAACTGGAAAAAAGCGAAAGCCAACGTCCAAAAAATTCACACGCAAATCGCCAACGCCAGCCGCGATTTCCTGCACAAGGCGACGACCACGCTCAGCCAAAACCACGCGCTCGTGTTCATCGAAGATTTGCAGGTACGGAATATGTCTAGGTCAGCGGCTGGTACAGTAGAAAACCCCGGCAAGAAGGTTTCCCAAAAGTCCGGCTTAAATAAAGCCATTCTCGACCAAGGCTGGGGTGAATTTCGACGGCAACTGGATTATAAAATGGCATGGAAGGGCGGCATGTTGTTCGCTGTGCCGCCGCATTATACCAGTCAAGAGTGCCCAGAATGTCATCATGTAGCGGCGGATAATCGTCAGACGCAAGCACGGTTTGTGTGCGTGAAATGCCACTATGAAAATCATGCCGATCATGTCGGCGCGATCAATGTTTTAGAGCGGGGATACCGCTTGTTAGCCTGTGGAGATGCGGCCTTAAGCCGCTCGATGAAGCAGGAACCCACCGAAGTCAGTCAGCTATCTAGTGTCTGA